The following coding sequences lie in one Candidatus Alcyoniella australis genomic window:
- a CDS encoding acyl-CoA dehydrogenase family protein, protein MLSFELTNEQNILRKTVRDFAEKEIAPVAQKLDEEQGFSVELTRGMADLGLFGIFVPEEFGGTEMGYLSYIIAVEEIARVDGSQAATVAAGNSLGIGPINYFGNQQQKSEWLPKLCAGQCLASFGLTEPNAGSDAGASKTNAKLDNGEWVINGSKIFITNSAGPMAGICTVQAITGKREDGRNEISCILVPSGTEGFKAVPMHDKMMWRASDTGELYFDDCRVPEADILGKRGEGFRQMLATLDGGRLSIAAMGLGGAQGAYEAALRYSQERVQFGKPLCKFQVNAFKLADMATEIEAARGLLYKACWLRDEGKPFGKVAAMAKLYCSEVMGRVVNQAVQLHGGYGLMKEYPVERFYRDQKLLEIGEGTSEVQRIVIARHIGV, encoded by the coding sequence ATGCTGAGCTTCGAGCTTACCAACGAGCAGAACATCCTGCGTAAAACAGTGCGCGATTTTGCGGAGAAAGAGATCGCTCCGGTTGCCCAGAAACTGGATGAGGAGCAGGGGTTCTCGGTTGAGCTGACGCGCGGCATGGCCGATCTGGGCCTGTTCGGGATATTCGTCCCCGAGGAGTTCGGCGGCACGGAGATGGGGTACTTAAGCTACATCATCGCGGTGGAGGAGATCGCGCGCGTGGACGGCTCCCAGGCGGCGACCGTGGCCGCGGGCAACTCGTTGGGCATCGGCCCGATTAACTATTTTGGCAACCAGCAGCAGAAATCCGAATGGCTGCCCAAGCTCTGTGCGGGCCAGTGCCTGGCCTCGTTCGGCCTGACCGAGCCCAACGCCGGGTCGGACGCCGGGGCTTCGAAAACCAACGCCAAGCTCGATAACGGCGAATGGGTAATCAACGGCTCCAAGATTTTTATCACCAACAGCGCCGGTCCAATGGCCGGGATCTGCACTGTGCAGGCGATTACCGGCAAGCGTGAGGATGGACGCAACGAGATCAGCTGCATTTTGGTGCCCAGCGGAACCGAGGGGTTCAAGGCCGTGCCCATGCACGACAAGATGATGTGGCGCGCCTCGGATACCGGCGAGCTGTACTTCGACGACTGCCGCGTGCCCGAGGCCGACATTCTTGGCAAGCGCGGCGAGGGTTTCCGTCAAATGCTGGCGACCCTCGACGGCGGACGGCTGTCGATCGCGGCCATGGGCCTGGGCGGCGCCCAGGGTGCGTACGAGGCGGCGTTGCGTTACTCCCAGGAGCGCGTGCAGTTCGGCAAGCCGCTGTGCAAGTTTCAGGTCAACGCGTTCAAGCTCGCGGACATGGCCACCGAGATCGAGGCTGCGCGCGGACTGCTGTACAAGGCGTGTTGGCTGCGCGACGAGGGCAAGCCGTTCGGCAAGGTGGCGGCAATGGCCAAGCTCTACTGCTCCGAGGTGATGGGGCGCGTGGTCAACCAGGCGGTGCAGCTTCACGGCGGATACGGACTGATGAAGGAGTATCCGGTGGAGCGTTTCTACCGCGACCAGAAGCTGCTCGAGATCGGCGAGGGGACCTCCGAAGTGCAGCGGATCGTCATCGCCCGGCACATCGGGGTCTAA